The Thermus neutrinimicus genome includes a window with the following:
- a CDS encoding helix-turn-helix transcriptional regulator, with protein sequence MDPLPKAERLLSMVERLKLRPHRVAELSQYYGVSQRTVERDLEALAQFGFPIERMGRGLYRIADRQPTLHPIEALALFAAGRLLYHQAPTRQYESALEKLARMLPEPLRTLLLKSTSGLKERQGDSRTLEMVARALLERRVLAFEYRSGGSKNWRPKEVLVYFLEANRTNLGLYAIGYERTYHRQVLTFKLSRMRNTRLLEETYELPEDFDPNAYFRQAWGVVGAREDLVEIQLRFTPEAAWRVLEGDYPGLEVYRRLPDGSLLARLKAVPFKNGVPWEVLSWIQSFGPRVEVLAPPELRSLWLEEVRQILAKASTGVGAQG encoded by the coding sequence ATGGACCCCTTGCCCAAGGCAGAGCGCCTCTTGTCCATGGTGGAACGCCTGAAGCTAAGGCCCCACCGTGTGGCCGAGCTAAGCCAGTATTACGGCGTCAGCCAACGCACAGTAGAGCGGGACCTCGAGGCCCTGGCCCAGTTCGGCTTCCCCATTGAACGCATGGGGCGCGGCCTTTACCGCATAGCCGATCGCCAACCCACCCTTCATCCCATAGAAGCCCTTGCGCTTTTTGCCGCTGGGCGGCTTCTTTATCACCAGGCCCCCACCCGGCAATACGAAAGCGCCTTGGAAAAGTTGGCCAGAATGTTGCCCGAGCCCCTGCGGACCCTTTTGCTGAAAAGTACCAGCGGCTTGAAGGAGCGGCAGGGGGACTCGCGCACCCTCGAGATGGTGGCACGGGCCCTGTTGGAGCGTCGGGTTCTGGCGTTTGAGTATCGCTCGGGCGGCTCAAAGAACTGGCGGCCCAAGGAGGTCCTGGTCTACTTCCTCGAGGCCAACCGCACCAACCTGGGCCTCTACGCCATCGGGTACGAGCGCACGTACCACCGCCAGGTCCTAACCTTCAAGCTTTCCCGTATGCGCAACACCCGGCTCCTGGAAGAAACCTACGAGCTCCCAGAGGACTTTGACCCAAACGCCTACTTCCGCCAGGCCTGGGGAGTGGTGGGGGCCCGTGAGGACCTGGTGGAGATCCAGCTACGCTTCACGCCGGAGGCCGCCTGGCGGGTCCTCGAGGGGGACTACCCTGGCTTGGAGGTATACAGACGCCTCCCCGACGGAAGCCTCCTCGCCAGGCTTAAGGCGGTTCCCTTTAAGAATGGGGTGCCTTGGGAAGTCCTTTCCTGGATCCAAAGCTTCGGCCCCAGGGTGGAGGTGCTGGCCCCCCCTGAGCTCCGTAGCCTGTGGTTGGAGGAGGTCCGGCAGATTTTGGCAAAAGCGTCAACGGGTGTCGGCGCGCAAGGATAA